One Olsenella sp. oral taxon 807 DNA segment encodes these proteins:
- a CDS encoding type I phosphomannose isomerase catalytic subunit — protein MGDNPLGRTGALSPEMDLIRIEPVFHEKIWGGRKLETEFGYTIPDGPIGECWAISAHPAGDCHVRDGAYAGMLLSSLWTEHHELFGAAEGDRFPLLIKFLDAAKDLSIQVHPDDAYAAEHEGGSLGKCECWYVLHADPNATIVVGQRAKSPEEFGRLVEEGRWSELLNEVPVHAGDFFQIAPGTVHAIKGGTMVLETQQSSDITYRVYDYDRVQADGTKRELHLQKSLDVIDFGAKPITSGRVSAPTTNGITQLVCCPRYTVWHVRATGTATLSSPKTFYCASVIEGTGRASDHELRKGDHFIVPAGYGTLRLEGDMQLIVSTVPANEQAA, from the coding sequence ATGGGTGACAATCCACTTGGCAGAACTGGCGCGCTGAGTCCCGAAATGGACCTCATACGTATCGAGCCCGTCTTCCACGAGAAGATCTGGGGAGGGCGCAAGCTCGAGACGGAATTTGGCTACACCATACCCGACGGGCCCATCGGAGAGTGCTGGGCCATATCTGCACATCCTGCCGGAGACTGCCACGTGAGGGACGGCGCGTACGCGGGGATGCTTCTCTCTAGCCTGTGGACGGAGCACCACGAGCTCTTTGGCGCAGCGGAGGGAGACCGATTCCCGCTGCTCATCAAGTTCCTTGACGCTGCAAAGGACCTTTCCATCCAGGTGCATCCAGACGATGCCTACGCCGCCGAGCATGAGGGGGGCTCCCTCGGCAAGTGCGAGTGCTGGTACGTACTGCACGCGGATCCCAACGCGACGATTGTGGTCGGGCAGCGTGCGAAGTCACCCGAGGAGTTTGGCCGCCTCGTGGAGGAAGGCAGGTGGAGCGAGCTTTTGAACGAGGTTCCCGTCCATGCGGGAGACTTCTTTCAGATAGCTCCCGGCACCGTCCATGCCATCAAGGGCGGCACGATGGTCCTCGAGACGCAACAGTCCTCTGATATCACCTATCGCGTCTACGACTACGACCGCGTGCAGGCAGACGGCACCAAGCGTGAGCTGCACCTGCAGAAGAGCCTCGATGTCATCGACTTCGGGGCCAAGCCAATAACGTCCGGCAGGGTCAGCGCCCCCACCACAAACGGTATCACGCAGCTCGTATGCTGCCCGCGCTACACGGTATGGCACGTGCGCGCCACCGGGACAGCGACGCTTTCCTCACCCAAGACCTTCTACTGCGCAAGCGTGATCGAGGGTACGGGCAGGGCATCTGATCACGAGCTGAGGAAGGGTGACCACTTCATCGTGCCCGCAGGATACGGGACGCTTCGCTTGGAGGGCGACATGCAGCTTATCGTCTCGACCGTACCTGCAA
- a CDS encoding DUF956 family protein has protein sequence MALFHIGSDKRQGMHSRRKDVQPLNASVDLQIKSTSFLGIASYGVLTIGNAGIEYRNDTNKSDFIQIPWGEVDHVSAPVMFGGRYLPRFTVTTRHDGEFSFSTRDNKRTLRAMRPYVGEDSLVRAHSLTASIAKYLKGLLGNRFGSSSRGS, from the coding sequence ATGGCCCTGTTTCACATCGGGTCCGACAAGCGTCAGGGCATGCACAGCAGGCGCAAGGATGTGCAACCTCTCAACGCATCTGTCGACCTCCAGATTAAATCGACCTCGTTTCTTGGGATTGCCTCATACGGCGTCCTTACGATCGGAAATGCAGGTATTGAGTATCGAAATGATACCAACAAGAGTGATTTTATACAGATTCCCTGGGGTGAGGTGGATCACGTCTCTGCGCCCGTTATGTTTGGGGGACGCTATCTGCCGCGCTTCACGGTCACGACGAGGCACGATGGTGAATTCTCCTTCTCGACGCGCGATAACAAGAGGACACTGAGGGCGATGAGGCCCTACGTTGGAGAGGACTCCCTCGTACGGGCTCACAGCCTGACTGCATCCATAGCAAAATACCTAAAAGGACTGCTGGGCAATCGGTTTGGGTCCTCAAGTCGTGGATCGTGA
- a CDS encoding butyryl-CoA:acetate CoA-transferase, with the protein MDFSEIYQSKLTTAEKAAEVVKSGDWVDCGWSPLTPVEFDAALAKRLVDLHDVNFRGGILLREPELFKIEHPEEHMSWNSWHMGGIERRACQQGFGFYSPIRYSELPRYYRDGTAKVNVACMQVSPMDEAGNFGFGLCSSHLMAACDVADVIIVEVNERVPRCFGGPESHISVTRVDMIIEGKNPPMSTLGSGGAPTEVDEAVTKLVVPMIPDGACLQLGIGSMPTTIGTGIAQSDLTNLGVHTEMYVDSFVDLAMAGKITGNRKAIDRGKQVYSFAVGSKKLYDYLDNNPECVSAPVNYVNDAHTISQLDNFISINNAVDIDLFGQVNAESAGTKAISGAGGQLDFVLGAYLSHGGKSFICMSSTFTNRKTGEVLSRIRPTLANGSIVTDTRSNTMYVVTEYGVINLKGLAAWQRAEALIGIAHPDFRDDLIKEAQKMHIWRRSNRI; encoded by the coding sequence GTGGACTTTAGCGAGATCTATCAATCTAAACTCACTACAGCTGAAAAGGCTGCCGAGGTCGTGAAGAGTGGCGATTGGGTTGACTGTGGTTGGAGTCCGCTCACGCCCGTGGAGTTTGACGCGGCCCTTGCGAAGCGTCTTGTGGACCTGCATGACGTCAACTTTAGGGGTGGCATACTCCTTCGTGAGCCCGAGCTGTTCAAGATCGAGCATCCCGAGGAGCACATGAGCTGGAACAGCTGGCACATGGGCGGCATCGAGCGGCGAGCCTGTCAGCAGGGGTTTGGTTTCTATTCTCCCATCCGTTACTCGGAACTCCCGCGCTATTACCGCGACGGCACGGCGAAGGTCAATGTGGCGTGTATGCAGGTGTCCCCGATGGACGAGGCAGGCAATTTTGGCTTTGGCCTGTGCTCGAGCCACCTCATGGCCGCGTGTGACGTGGCGGATGTCATCATCGTTGAGGTCAACGAGCGCGTTCCCCGCTGCTTTGGGGGTCCTGAGTCACACATCAGCGTTACCCGTGTAGACATGATCATCGAGGGCAAGAACCCACCGATGAGCACCCTTGGTAGCGGGGGTGCGCCCACCGAGGTCGACGAGGCTGTCACCAAGCTTGTCGTTCCGATGATCCCGGATGGCGCGTGCCTGCAGCTTGGTATTGGCTCCATGCCCACCACCATCGGTACGGGCATCGCCCAGAGCGATCTCACCAACCTTGGCGTGCATACCGAGATGTACGTCGACTCCTTTGTTGACCTCGCCATGGCGGGCAAGATCACGGGGAACCGCAAGGCCATTGACCGTGGCAAGCAGGTCTACTCCTTTGCCGTGGGCAGCAAAAAGCTCTATGACTACTTGGACAATAACCCCGAGTGTGTGTCGGCTCCGGTCAATTACGTCAACGACGCACACACGATCTCGCAGCTGGACAACTTCATCTCCATCAACAACGCGGTCGACATCGATCTCTTTGGCCAGGTAAACGCCGAGAGTGCGGGGACGAAGGCAATCAGCGGTGCTGGTGGCCAGCTCGACTTCGTCCTTGGGGCCTACCTCTCCCATGGAGGGAAGAGCTTCATCTGCATGAGTTCTACCTTCACGAATCGTAAGACCGGCGAGGTGTTAAGCCGCATCCGCCCAACGCTCGCAAACGGCTCTATCGTTACCGACACGCGTTCCAATACGATGTACGTGGTCACGGAGTATGGCGTGATCAACCTCAAGGGCCTCGCCGCGTGGCAGCGCGCGGAGGCGCTTATTGGCATCGCACACCCTGACTTCAGGGATGACCTCATCAAGGAGGCCCAAAAGATGCACATCTGGCGCAGGTCAAACAGGATCTGA
- a CDS encoding acetyl-CoA C-acetyltransferase — MSERVVIASACRTAIGKFGGSLSTVSARTLGATVIKEALNRAKVKPEDVDHVYLGCVLQAGQGQNVARQASLDAGLPIECPAVTINVVCGSGLYSVNAAAQMIKAGDADIVVAGGTENMDMAPFALQKGRYGYRMGYPMGKSELVDTMVNDGLWDAFNNYHMGITAENVAAQWGLSREQLDEFAATSQNRACKAIADGAFKDEIVPVTVKQRKKEIVFDTDEGPREGSTVETLAKLRPAFKPDGIVTAGNSSAINDGAAALVVMSEKKAQELGITPLATIVSGELAGVDPSIMGTGPVPSSKKALAKAGLSINDIDLVEANEAFAAQSLAVVRDLGLDLAKTNVNGGAIALGHPVGASGARILTTLLYAMKHRGAHKGLATLCIGGGMGCATVVEM; from the coding sequence ATGAGTGAGAGAGTCGTTATCGCAAGCGCATGTCGTACCGCCATCGGAAAGTTTGGCGGTTCTCTGTCCACAGTCTCTGCGCGTACGCTCGGCGCGACGGTCATCAAGGAGGCCTTGAACCGTGCGAAGGTCAAGCCCGAGGACGTCGATCACGTCTACCTGGGCTGTGTCCTTCAGGCGGGGCAGGGCCAGAACGTCGCCCGCCAGGCATCGCTCGACGCGGGCCTTCCAATCGAGTGCCCTGCCGTCACGATCAACGTCGTCTGCGGCTCCGGTCTCTATTCGGTTAACGCCGCCGCACAGATGATCAAGGCCGGCGATGCCGACATCGTCGTTGCAGGCGGTACCGAGAACATGGACATGGCGCCCTTTGCCCTGCAGAAGGGTCGCTACGGCTATCGCATGGGTTACCCAATGGGCAAGTCCGAGCTCGTAGACACCATGGTGAACGATGGCCTTTGGGACGCCTTCAACAACTACCACATGGGCATTACGGCAGAGAACGTCGCCGCGCAGTGGGGTCTTAGCCGCGAGCAGCTCGACGAGTTTGCCGCCACATCTCAGAACCGCGCCTGCAAGGCCATAGCCGACGGTGCCTTCAAGGACGAGATCGTTCCTGTCACCGTCAAGCAGCGCAAGAAGGAGATCGTCTTTGACACGGATGAGGGTCCGCGTGAGGGATCGACGGTTGAGACGCTCGCGAAGCTTCGTCCCGCCTTCAAGCCCGACGGCATCGTGACCGCCGGTAACTCCTCCGCCATCAACGACGGAGCTGCCGCCCTCGTCGTCATGAGCGAGAAGAAGGCCCAGGAGCTTGGCATCACGCCGTTGGCGACCATCGTCTCCGGTGAGCTCGCGGGCGTTGACCCCTCGATCATGGGCACCGGTCCTGTCCCCTCGAGCAAGAAGGCACTTGCCAAGGCAGGCCTCTCCATCAATGACATCGATCTTGTCGAGGCCAACGAGGCCTTTGCTGCCCAGTCGCTCGCCGTTGTCCGTGACCTTGGTCTCGATCTTGCAAAGACCAATGTCAACGGTGGCGCGATCGCGCTCGGGCATCCCGTGGGTGCCTCGGGTGCCCGCATCCTCACGACCCTGCTCTATGCGATGAAGCATCGTGGCGCCCACAAGGGCCTCGCCACGCTCTGCATCGGTGGCGGCATGGGTTGTGCCACCGTCGTCGAGATGTAG
- a CDS encoding enoyl-CoA hydratase-related protein, with translation MSFVSCEVQDRVAVLTIDRPKALNALNPEVLNDLRLAFEGIDQDVVRCVILTGAGDKSFVAGADIASMSTMTKAEGEAFGRLGNDVFLMVENFPLPVIAAVNGFALGGGNELAMSCDIRLASENALFGQPEVGLGITPGFGGTQRLARVVGVGMAKQLVYSATNIKASEALRIGLVNAVYAPDQLMDAARKLAGKIASNAPIAVRNCKRAINEGIELPIAEAVQVEERLFGACFETHDQVEGMSCFLSREKPKPKAVFTNN, from the coding sequence GTGAGCTTCGTTAGCTGTGAGGTACAAGACAGGGTGGCGGTTCTGACCATAGACCGTCCCAAGGCCCTGAACGCCCTCAACCCCGAGGTCCTCAACGATCTGAGGCTTGCCTTCGAGGGTATCGACCAAGACGTCGTGCGTTGTGTCATCCTGACGGGGGCCGGTGACAAGAGCTTCGTGGCTGGCGCCGACATCGCCTCGATGTCCACGATGACCAAGGCGGAGGGCGAGGCCTTCGGGAGGCTGGGCAATGACGTCTTTTTGATGGTCGAGAACTTTCCGCTGCCGGTGATAGCCGCTGTGAACGGATTTGCGCTCGGTGGCGGCAACGAGTTGGCCATGAGCTGCGATATACGCCTTGCCTCCGAGAACGCTCTCTTCGGCCAGCCTGAGGTTGGTCTTGGCATTACTCCGGGCTTCGGCGGTACGCAGCGGCTCGCCCGTGTGGTGGGCGTCGGGATGGCCAAGCAGCTCGTCTACTCCGCCACGAACATCAAGGCAAGCGAGGCGCTGCGCATTGGCCTCGTGAATGCCGTCTATGCCCCTGACCAGCTCATGGATGCGGCACGCAAGCTCGCAGGCAAGATAGCCTCGAATGCGCCCATTGCTGTTCGCAACTGCAAGCGGGCCATCAACGAGGGCATAGAGCTTCCCATCGCGGAGGCGGTCCAGGTGGAGGAGAGGCTCTTTGGCGCCTGCTTCGAGACCCACGATCAGGTGGAGGGGATGTCCTGCTTCCTGAGTCGTGAGAAACCAAAGCCCAAGGCGGTGTTTACGAACAACTAG
- a CDS encoding 3-hydroxyacyl-CoA dehydrogenase family protein, whose product MKVGVIGAGTMGQGIAKAFAQSGWEVALCDIKQEWADGGKAKIAKGYERLVSKGKLDQAEVDKRLAAITTGLKEALASSCDLIVEAAFEDMKVKKETFAELDKICKESCIFASNTSSLSITEIGAGLSRPLVGMHFFNPADRMKLIEVIAGVNTPVETTEKIVSIAKEIGKTPVQVNEAAGFVVNRILIPMINEAAFIKMEGVSDIAGIDTAMKLGANHPMGPLELGDFIGLDICLAIMDVLYTETCDSKYRACPLIRKMVRGGNLGAKSGRGFYVYNTDRTKTPVDQL is encoded by the coding sequence ATGAAGGTGGGAGTCATTGGCGCGGGCACGATGGGTCAAGGCATCGCCAAGGCATTCGCTCAGTCAGGCTGGGAGGTCGCGCTCTGCGACATCAAGCAGGAGTGGGCCGATGGTGGCAAGGCAAAGATTGCAAAGGGCTATGAGCGCCTCGTGAGCAAGGGCAAGCTCGATCAAGCTGAGGTCGACAAGCGCTTGGCCGCCATCACCACAGGCTTGAAGGAGGCACTCGCCTCAAGTTGTGACCTCATTGTCGAGGCAGCCTTCGAGGACATGAAGGTCAAGAAGGAGACCTTTGCGGAGCTCGATAAGATCTGCAAGGAGAGTTGCATCTTTGCGTCCAATACCTCGAGCCTCTCTATCACAGAGATCGGAGCAGGCCTCTCTCGTCCGCTCGTGGGTATGCACTTTTTCAATCCGGCAGATCGCATGAAGCTCATCGAGGTTATCGCTGGTGTCAATACGCCTGTCGAGACCACCGAGAAGATCGTCTCCATCGCCAAGGAGATCGGCAAGACGCCGGTGCAGGTCAACGAGGCTGCGGGCTTTGTCGTGAACCGCATTCTCATCCCCATGATCAACGAGGCCGCCTTCATTAAGATGGAGGGCGTCTCAGACATCGCAGGCATTGACACCGCCATGAAGCTCGGTGCCAATCATCCTATGGGTCCGCTCGAGCTCGGCGATTTCATCGGGTTGGACATCTGCCTTGCCATCATGGACGTTCTCTACACGGAGACCTGCGACTCTAAGTATCGTGCCTGCCCGCTCATCCGTAAGATGGTTCGCGGCGGCAACCTTGGCGCCAAGAGCGGTCGTGGCTTCTACGTCTACAACACCGATCGCACGAAGACTCCGGTCGACCAGCTCTAG
- a CDS encoding electron transfer flavoprotein subunit beta/FixA family protein, with product MKLLVCVKQVPDTTEIRIDPETNRLIRDGVPSIVNPFDGYALEMAARIKDQRDDVQIIVMSMGPMQAKEALKSCLAVGGDKAYLISGRRFGGSDTLATSYILFCAIKKLEEIEGKFDVIFCGKQAIDGDTAQVGPELAEYLGVPQVTYGLTAEIVDNEIQVTRETEDGQEILGVSFPCLVTATKPSFDPRLPTIKQKLAARKKEITVFSENDFDVDLSRCGLNGSPTKVKKTFVPPVKQGGIRIQAETAGEAAQKLAEHLDADNVL from the coding sequence ATGAAGCTACTTGTCTGTGTGAAACAGGTTCCAGACACGACAGAGATTCGAATTGACCCAGAGACGAATCGACTGATTCGCGATGGTGTCCCCAGCATCGTTAACCCCTTTGACGGGTACGCGCTGGAGATGGCCGCCCGCATCAAGGACCAGAGGGATGACGTTCAGATTATCGTCATGTCCATGGGACCGATGCAGGCCAAGGAGGCTCTCAAGAGCTGCCTGGCCGTTGGCGGTGACAAGGCCTATTTGATCTCGGGACGCAGGTTTGGAGGGTCGGATACGCTGGCGACCAGCTATATCCTCTTCTGTGCGATCAAGAAGCTCGAGGAGATCGAAGGCAAGTTTGACGTGATCTTCTGTGGTAAGCAGGCCATCGACGGCGATACCGCCCAGGTCGGACCGGAGCTTGCGGAATACCTGGGGGTGCCGCAGGTCACCTATGGCCTGACCGCCGAGATTGTCGACAACGAGATTCAGGTGACGCGTGAGACCGAGGATGGTCAGGAGATCCTTGGTGTATCGTTCCCCTGCCTCGTCACCGCTACCAAGCCCAGCTTCGATCCCCGCCTTCCGACGATCAAGCAAAAGCTCGCTGCCAGGAAGAAGGAGATTACCGTTTTCTCAGAGAACGACTTTGATGTCGATCTCTCGCGCTGCGGCCTTAACGGCTCGCCGACCAAGGTCAAGAAGACCTTTGTTCCCCCCGTTAAGCAAGGTGGCATACGGATTCAGGCTGAGACTGCTGGCGAGGCGGCCCAGAAGCTCGCTGAGCATCTTGACGCGGATAACGTTCTCTAG
- a CDS encoding electron transfer flavoprotein subunit alpha/FixB family protein gives MEPKSKDLWVFIETFADGSAQNVGLELLNPGRDLVNKQGGKLVALVIGHNTDAAVVSAQEHGADQVIVVDGPEYEHYTTDAYVNALAAMLTKYAPTTMLIGATNNGRDVGPRLSSRLQTGLTADCTQLAIDEESGNVAWTRPAFGGNLMARILCPNHRPQLGTVRPGVFKALPPEAGRSCEVVREDFHVAPEDIHVRLIKEIQEGASELVDLIGAEIIVSGGRGVGGAEGFEPLKGLADALGATVGCSRAAVDAGWISHSHQVGQTGKTVGPKLYIACGISGAIQHVAGMSSSDVIVAINKDPEAPIFDIADYGIVGDLFEVVPALTEAIKKVKG, from the coding sequence ATGGAACCTAAGTCAAAAGATCTATGGGTGTTCATCGAGACCTTCGCCGATGGCTCTGCCCAGAACGTGGGCCTTGAGCTGCTGAATCCCGGCCGCGACCTTGTCAACAAGCAGGGTGGCAAGCTTGTGGCGCTGGTCATCGGACACAATACCGACGCAGCGGTCGTCTCTGCCCAGGAGCATGGTGCCGACCAGGTCATCGTTGTTGACGGCCCGGAATACGAGCACTACACCACCGATGCGTACGTCAACGCGCTTGCGGCCATGCTTACCAAGTATGCGCCGACCACGATGCTCATCGGTGCCACCAACAATGGTCGCGATGTCGGGCCACGTCTGTCCTCTCGCCTGCAGACGGGTCTGACCGCCGACTGCACGCAGCTCGCGATCGACGAGGAATCCGGCAACGTGGCATGGACGCGTCCGGCCTTTGGCGGCAACCTTATGGCGAGGATCCTCTGCCCGAACCATCGTCCCCAGCTCGGTACCGTGCGTCCCGGCGTTTTCAAGGCACTGCCGCCGGAGGCGGGGCGTAGCTGCGAGGTCGTCCGTGAGGACTTTCACGTTGCCCCAGAGGACATTCACGTCCGGCTCATCAAGGAGATCCAGGAGGGCGCCTCGGAGCTCGTTGACCTCATCGGTGCCGAAATCATCGTCTCAGGTGGTCGTGGCGTTGGCGGGGCAGAAGGCTTCGAGCCGCTGAAGGGACTGGCGGACGCATTGGGTGCGACGGTGGGTTGCTCGCGAGCCGCCGTCGATGCGGGGTGGATCTCGCATTCCCACCAGGTTGGCCAGACCGGCAAGACTGTCGGTCCAAAGCTCTACATTGCTTGCGGCATCTCTGGTGCCATCCAGCATGTGGCTGGCATGAGCAGCTCTGATGTTATTGTTGCCATCAATAAGGATCCCGAGGCACCGATCTTTGACATTGCAGACTATGGCATAGTCGGTGACCTCTTTGAGGTGGTGCCCGCCCTGACGGAGGCAATCAAGAAGGTCAAGGGCTAA
- a CDS encoding FAD-binding oxidoreductase, which yields MATYTYNKVTPEVLEQIKAAANGHVLVGDQINEDFSHDEMRIYGEAMPEVLVEPTTTEEVAAVMKVCNENKIAVTPSGARTALTGGPVAQYGGVMISTTKMNKILGYDEENLVVTIQPGVLLKDLADDALKRGLMYPPDPGEKLATVGGNVSTNAGGMRAVKYGTTRDYVKEITVVLPTGEVVKEGATVSKTSSGYSLLHLLIGSEGTLGIITEMTLKIIVAPKMTMSIIVPYETLEGAIATVPKLFAANLDPQALEFMEKDVVIDTEQLLSKEVYPKQLNGVDINAYVLATFDGSDEDQLMNTIEEASNIALEAGAVDVLVADTPQQLRDAWAIRSSLLESIEGNTKLLDECDVVVPVTKIPEFLTYAKSLGEGHSYTVKDFGHAGDGNLHIYLCSNDDDAEAFMKESDEFMKKAYAKAVELGGLISGEHGIGSGKISYLKDFVGPVNMRLMRGIKKVFDPNMILNPGKVCFIPEEDEDE from the coding sequence ATGGCTACGTACACGTATAACAAGGTAACACCGGAGGTCCTTGAGCAAATCAAGGCAGCCGCCAACGGGCATGTGCTCGTCGGCGACCAGATCAACGAGGACTTTAGTCATGATGAGATGCGCATCTACGGCGAGGCTATGCCGGAGGTGCTCGTCGAGCCCACGACGACCGAGGAGGTCGCCGCGGTTATGAAGGTCTGCAACGAAAACAAGATAGCGGTGACGCCGTCCGGCGCTCGCACCGCACTGACGGGCGGTCCCGTGGCCCAGTACGGTGGAGTCATGATCTCCACCACAAAGATGAACAAGATCCTCGGTTATGACGAGGAGAACCTGGTCGTCACGATCCAGCCGGGCGTCCTCCTTAAGGACTTGGCCGATGACGCCCTTAAGCGTGGACTCATGTATCCGCCCGATCCAGGTGAGAAGCTCGCGACCGTGGGTGGCAACGTCTCCACCAACGCGGGTGGCATGCGCGCCGTCAAGTATGGTACGACGAGGGACTACGTGAAGGAGATAACGGTCGTCCTTCCGACCGGAGAGGTCGTGAAGGAGGGTGCGACGGTCTCGAAGACGAGCTCGGGGTACAGCCTTTTGCACCTGCTCATAGGGTCGGAGGGTACGCTGGGCATCATCACGGAGATGACCCTGAAGATCATCGTCGCGCCCAAGATGACGATGTCCATCATCGTCCCGTACGAGACGCTCGAAGGCGCCATCGCCACGGTTCCCAAGCTGTTTGCGGCTAACCTCGACCCACAGGCGCTCGAGTTCATGGAGAAGGACGTCGTTATCGACACGGAGCAGCTGCTCTCCAAGGAGGTGTACCCCAAGCAGCTCAATGGCGTCGACATCAACGCATACGTCCTGGCCACCTTCGACGGCAGTGACGAGGACCAGCTGATGAACACCATCGAGGAGGCGTCCAACATAGCCCTGGAGGCAGGCGCGGTTGACGTGCTGGTTGCCGATACGCCGCAGCAGCTCAGGGACGCGTGGGCCATCAGGAGCTCCCTCTTGGAGTCCATCGAGGGGAATACCAAGCTCTTGGACGAGTGCGACGTCGTTGTTCCCGTGACGAAGATCCCCGAGTTCCTCACCTACGCTAAGTCGCTGGGAGAGGGTCACTCCTACACGGTCAAGGACTTTGGCCATGCTGGTGACGGCAACCTGCACATCTACCTGTGCAGCAACGACGATGATGCCGAGGCCTTCATGAAGGAGTCCGACGAGTTCATGAAGAAGGCCTACGCGAAGGCGGTCGAGCTCGGTGGCCTCATCTCGGGCGAGCACGGCATCGGATCCGGCAAGATATCCTATCTGAAGGACTTCGTCGGTCCGGTCAACATGAGGCTGATGCGTGGTATCAAGAAGGTCTTTGACCCCAACATGATCCTGAATCCTGGTAAGGTCTGCTTCATCCCCGAGGAGGACGAGGACGAGTAA
- a CDS encoding acyl-CoA dehydrogenase family protein, which yields MAYFISDEAKDLLGDLKKFCDAEVVEQAKEYDKSGEWPKDIYDKAIEQGYTTLEVPEEFGGPGLSRVDVAALIEQMAWADSGFATTISASGLGTKPVLIAGNEAQKKHVCDLLLEGGFGAFCLTEPGAGSDPGAGTTTAVKDGDGYVLNGRKCFITNGAVASFYCVTALTDKEKGAKGMSIFLVDRDTPGLSVGHEEDKMGIRLSNTTDVVLEDVHVPAENLLGGEGQGFKISMQTLDQARAWMGVVSTGLAQRAMDEAIAYTKERKQFGRPVLKFQAMQFKIADMAMKIEAGRQLCAYALNLMDQGKAHSREAAMAKCFASDAAMWCTTEAVQMLGGYGYSREYPVEKLMRDAKIFQIFEGTNEVQRIVTANNTIGRF from the coding sequence ATGGCATATTTCATTTCTGACGAGGCAAAGGACCTGTTGGGCGACCTCAAGAAGTTCTGTGATGCCGAGGTCGTGGAGCAGGCTAAGGAATACGACAAGTCGGGCGAGTGGCCAAAGGACATTTACGACAAGGCTATTGAGCAGGGCTACACTACGCTTGAGGTTCCCGAGGAGTTTGGTGGCCCCGGCCTGAGTCGTGTTGACGTGGCTGCGCTGATCGAGCAGATGGCATGGGCAGACTCTGGCTTTGCCACGACCATATCTGCCAGCGGGCTTGGTACCAAGCCTGTCTTGATCGCGGGCAACGAGGCGCAGAAGAAGCACGTCTGTGACCTCCTGCTCGAGGGCGGCTTTGGTGCGTTCTGCCTGACCGAGCCGGGCGCGGGGTCTGACCCTGGTGCCGGCACGACCACGGCCGTCAAGGATGGGGATGGCTATGTCTTGAACGGCAGGAAGTGCTTCATCACCAACGGCGCCGTCGCCAGCTTCTACTGTGTCACCGCCCTCACTGACAAGGAAAAGGGTGCCAAGGGAATGTCCATCTTCTTGGTTGACAGGGACACCCCCGGTCTCTCTGTCGGTCATGAGGAGGACAAGATGGGCATTCGCCTGTCCAACACGACTGACGTCGTTCTTGAGGACGTCCATGTGCCGGCCGAGAACCTCCTTGGTGGCGAGGGACAGGGCTTCAAGATCTCGATGCAGACGCTCGATCAGGCGCGTGCATGGATGGGCGTCGTCTCGACGGGCCTTGCGCAGCGCGCCATGGACGAGGCCATCGCCTACACCAAGGAGCGCAAGCAGTTCGGTCGTCCCGTCCTGAAGTTCCAGGCCATGCAGTTCAAGATTGCCGACATGGCCATGAAGATCGAGGCTGGCCGTCAGCTCTGCGCCTATGCGCTGAACCTCATGGACCAGGGCAAGGCTCACAGTCGTGAGGCCGCTATGGCGAAGTGCTTCGCATCCGACGCGGCCATGTGGTGCACGACCGAGGCCGTCCAGATGCTCGGTGGCTATGGCTACAGCCGCGAGTATCCGGTCGAGAAGCTGATGCGTGACGCAAAGATCTTCCAGATTTTCGAGGGTACCAACGAGGTACAGAGGATTGTAACTGCCAACAACACCATCGGCAGGTTCTAA